Proteins from one Nakamurella multipartita DSM 44233 genomic window:
- a CDS encoding SURF1 family cytochrome oxidase biogenesis protein, with translation MTGPRTAPAPERPGGLRRLAFLLRPGWIAVILAGLAFAGACFFLLAPWQFNRNAERTAQNAAITAALTSPAVPVLDLMSTTGQPPESATWHVVTATGTFDPARQVLVRLRQNAAGHPISEVVLPFRLTTGQTLLVDRGSITFIELSQGVTVPDVPTGQVTISGRVQDDQLDPSQRPPTTENGQVQVTEISAAMIGQAFGTQPGEAFLGGFVQLTEQSPGVLTPIEVPQTDAGPFLSYALQWEAFGVIALIGLGVFVVREIRDPRADDDEPDPRVRAAATAPTAAPTSASTTASTTASTSVPASAPAAGPSKAPAAAEPVVAGRESRRRSRDGFDRSQLWDDEGTP, from the coding sequence ATGACCGGCCCGCGGACGGCTCCGGCCCCCGAGCGGCCCGGCGGCCTGCGGCGGCTGGCGTTCCTGCTGCGGCCCGGCTGGATCGCGGTCATCCTGGCCGGTCTGGCCTTCGCCGGGGCCTGCTTCTTCCTGCTCGCGCCCTGGCAGTTCAATCGCAACGCCGAGCGCACCGCCCAGAACGCGGCCATCACCGCCGCCCTGACCTCGCCGGCGGTGCCGGTGCTGGACCTGATGTCCACCACCGGCCAGCCGCCGGAGTCCGCGACCTGGCACGTGGTCACCGCGACCGGCACCTTCGACCCGGCCCGGCAGGTCCTGGTCCGGCTGCGCCAGAACGCCGCCGGCCACCCCATTTCTGAGGTGGTGCTGCCGTTCCGGCTGACCACCGGGCAGACCCTGCTGGTCGACCGCGGTTCGATCACCTTCATCGAGCTGAGCCAGGGAGTGACCGTCCCCGACGTGCCCACGGGCCAGGTCACCATCAGCGGCCGCGTCCAGGACGACCAGCTCGACCCGTCCCAGCGGCCGCCGACCACCGAGAACGGTCAGGTGCAGGTCACCGAGATCAGCGCGGCCATGATCGGTCAGGCGTTCGGCACCCAGCCGGGCGAGGCGTTCCTGGGCGGCTTCGTCCAGCTGACCGAGCAGAGCCCGGGCGTGCTCACCCCGATCGAGGTGCCGCAGACCGACGCCGGACCGTTCCTGTCCTACGCCCTGCAGTGGGAGGCCTTCGGGGTCATCGCCCTGATCGGGCTGGGGGTGTTCGTGGTCCGCGAGATCCGCGACCCCCGCGCCGACGACGACGAACCGGACCCGCGGGTCCGCGCAGCGGCCACCGCACCCACCGCCGCCCCGACCTCCGCCTCGACCACCGCCTCGACCACCGCCTCGACCTCGGTCCCGGCCTCGGCTCCAGCCGCTGGACCGAGCAAGGCCCCGGCGGCCGCCGAGCCGGTGGTGGCCGGGCGCGAATCGCGGCGCCGCTCCCGCGACGGGTTCGACCGCAGCCAACTCTGGGACGACGAGGGCACCCCCTGA